ATGTGGACCGGATCATCCTGTCGCGCCCCGCGGTCGAGGCGGGCGAGAAACTCGGCTATCTGCCCGGCGACATGAAGGACAAGGTCGATCCCTACATGCAGCCGCTCTATGACGCGCTGAACGATTTTCTGCCCGGCAAGCAACTGGCCAAGCTGATCGAGGAAAAGCGCATCGAGATCGCGCCGCTGGCCTTCATGCGCGGGCGCACGCTGGCGAATGCCTTCGTGGTGCTGGACGAGGCGCAGAACGCCACCACCATGCAGATGAAAATGTTCCTGACCCGGCTGGGCGAAGGGTCGCGCATGGTGATCACCGGCGATCGCAGCCAGGTCGACCTGCCGCGCGGCGTGCCGTCGGGGCTGGCCGATGCCGAACGGCTGCTCGGCGGGATCGGCGGCATCAGCTTCAACTACTTCACCTCCGCCGACGTGGTGCGCCACCCGCTCGTGGCCGCGATCATCGAGGCCTACGAGGCGGATACCGGGGGCGGGGCCCGCTGATCCCATGCAGCTCGACCTGACGATCGAGGACGACCGCTGGGCGCGGCCGGGTATCGCGATGCTGGCCGTAACCGCCTTTGCCGCCACGCTGGCGCATCTGGGCATTGACGGCACCGGCTGCGAAATCAGCCTGCTGGCCTGCGATGACGACCGCATCGCCGCGCTGAACGCGGAATTCCGGGACCGGTCCGCGCCCACCAACGTGCTCAGCTGGCCGGCCGCCGATCTGGCGGCGGAGGCGGCCGGTGCCGCGCCGCGCCCGCCGGTGCCCGATATCATGGGCGAGACCGCGCTGGGCGACATCGCGATTGCCTATGACACCTGCGCGCGCGAGGCGGAGGCCGCCGGAAAACCGCTCTCGGATCACGCCACCCATCTGCTCGTTCACGGGCTGTTGCACCTGCTGGGCTACGATCATGTGCGTGATACCGATGCCACGTTGATGGAACGTCACGAAACAGAGATACTTGGCAGACTGGGGTTGGATGACCCATATAGGGATTAGACCGGGGGCAGGCCCCCTTTCTGGACAGGACAGATGGACGACATCGAAGGCAGTTCTGGCGCGGCGCAGCGCGCGCAGCCCGAGAACGACATGGCACCAGAACCCGAAGACAGGCCCGGATTTTTCGGCCGCATCTTCGAGGCGCTGAGCCCGGCAGAAGACGAAACCGGACCACGGCTCAACGGCACGGGCAGCAGCCCGGCGCCGTCGCATGGCATGATCAATCTGCGCCGGATGCGGGTCGAGGACGTGGCGATTCCCAAGGCGGATATCGTCGCGGTCCCGGACAGCATCGGCAAGGACGAGCTGGTCAGGGTGTTCCGTGAAAACGGCCTGACCCGGATCCCGGTCTATTCCGGCACGCTCGATACCCCGATCGGGCTGGTCAATTTCAAGGATTTCGCCCTGAATCACGGGTTCAACGGCAATGGCGGCGATTTCGATCTCGAATCGCTGCTGCGGCCCCTGCTGTTCGTGCCGCCCTCGATGCCGATCGGGGTGCTGCTGGCCAAGATGCAGACCGAACGGCGGCACATGGCGCTGGTGATCGACGAATATGGCGGCGTGGACGGGCTGGTGACCATCGAGGACCTGATCGAACAGGTGGTCGGCGAAATCGAGGACGAACACGACACCGACGAGGCGCAGAGCTGGGTCAAGGAGAAACCCGGCTGCTACCTGGCGCTGTCCAAGACCCCGCTCGAGGAATTCGAAGCCGAAACCGGGTGTTCGCTCACCGAGGCGGACGAGGTCGACGGCGAAGAGATAGACACGCTCGGCGGGCTGGTCTTCATGCTCGCCGGCCGGGTTCCGGCGCGCGGCGAGGTCGTCGTGCATCCCGATGGCCCGGAATTCGAGGTGATCGACGCGGATCCCCGGCGGATCAAGCGGCTGCGGGTGCGCTTGCCGGACGCCGCCGCGTGATCGCAACATGAGCCCAATCGCGCGCCGGCCTGCCGCGGCACGGTTCGCCGCGGCCGTGCTGGCGGGGGCGGTGGCCGCATCCGGGCTGGCGCCGCTCGGGCTCTGGCCGCTGACGCTGCTGGCGCTGCTGCTGGTGCCGGGGCTGTTCCTGGCCGCATCGGGCACGCGGGCGGCGGCCCTGACCGGCTGGGCGTTCGGGGCGGGCTATTTCGCACATGCGCTGTTCTGGATTGTCGAGCCGTTCCTGGTCGAACCGGACCGCCACGGATGGATGGCGCCGTTCGCGCTGGTGTTCCTGGCCGGGGGGCTGGCGCTGTTCTGGGCCGCCGGGTTCGCCGCCGCCCATGCGCTGGGACGGGGACGGGCGGACCGCGTATTGGCGCTGGTCCTGTGCTGGACCCTGGCCGAGATCGCGCGGGCGGTGCTGCTGACCGGGTTTCCCTGGGCCGCGCTGGCGCAGGTCTGGGTCGACACCGATGCGCGGTTGCTGCTGGCCTGGATCGGGCCGCAGGGGCTGGCGCTGGCCACGCTGCTGGTCACCCTGCCGGCGGGGGCGATGATCACCGGACCGGGCTGGCGGCGATGGGCCGCGCCCGCACCGGCGCTGCTGCTGATCGCGGTCGTGATGCTGGCGCGCTGGGCATCGCCCGAGGTGACCGACACCCCGACGGTGGTGCGGCTGGTGCAGCCCAACGCACCGCAGGATCAGAAATGGGACCCGGCGATGATCCCGGTGTTCTTCGACCGCCAGATCGCGGCCACCGCCGCGCCCGCCGACACCGGCGGACGCCCGGACCTGATCGTCTGGCCCGAAACCGCGATCCCGGTTCTGCTCGGCCATGCCGAAGAAACCCTCGCCGTGATCGCCCAGGCGGCCGAGGGCGTGCCGGTGGTGTTCGGGGTGCAGCGGCGCGACGGGGTGCGGATCTACAATTCGCTCGCCGTGCTCGGCGGCGCGGGCGCGGTGGCGGGCATCTATGACAAGCATCACCTGGTGCCCTTCGGCGAATATGTCCCGCTCGGGGATCTGGCGGCGCGGTTCGGTCTGCGGGGCTTTGCCGCCCGCGAAGGCGACGGCTACAGCGCCGGGCCGGGGCCGCGGGTGCTGGCATTGCCGGGCATCGGCCCGGTGCTGCCGCTGATCTGCTACGAGGCCGTGTTCCCGCGCGAGGTGAACGCCGCGCCGGAACGCCCGGCGGCATTGTTGCAGATCACCAACGATGCGTGGTTCGGCACCCGGGCGGGGCCGTATCAGCATCTCGCGCAGGCGCGGATGCGGGCGGCCGAACAGGGGCTGCCGATGGTGCGGGTCGCCAATACCGGCGTATCGGCGGTGATCGACCCGCTGGGCCGCGTGACCGCATCGCTGCCGCTGGGCGCGACCGGTTTTGCCGACGCGGCACTGCCGGCGCCGTTTGGGCCCACCGCCTATGCGCGTCTGGGCGACGGGCCGCTGCTGGTGTTGCTGGCCGCGCTGGCGCTGGCGTTGATCTGGCGGCGCGTTAACGCCGGTTCGATTGGCAGTTGACCTGCGCCCGGCGGGCGCGTAACCGTTCGGGGTCGCCACAACGGCTTCCTGGCGTGGCGCCTATTTTTTGGGTTAATGGAGCACCACATGTCCCGACAGAATTATGTTTTCACCTCGGAATCCGTTTCCGAGGGGCATCCCGACAAGGTCTGCGACCGCATTTCCGATGCCGTTCTCGACGCCTTTCTCGCCGAGGAACCCGAGGCGCGTGTCGCCTGCGAAACCTTCGCCACCACCAACCGGGTGGTCATCGGTGGCGAGGTCGGGCTGTCGGATCAGACCAAGCTGAAAGACTACATGGGCCGGATCGACGAGATCGCCCGCGCCTGCATCAAGGATATCGGCTACGAGCAGGACAAGTTCCACCATGCCCGTTGCGAGATCACCAACCTGCTGCACGAGCAGTCGGCGCATATCGCCATCGGCGTCAATGCCGCCGACAACAAGGACGAAGGCGCCGGCGACCAGGGCATCATGTTCGGCTATGCCACCAACGAGACGCCCGCGCTGATGCCGGCGCCGATCCAGTATGCCCACGCGATCCTGCGGCGGCTGGCAGAGGCCCGCAAGTCCGGCGCCGAACCGGCGCTCGGACCCGACGCCAAGAGCCAGCTTTCGGTCGTCTACAAGGACGGCAAGCCGGTGGGCGTGTCGTCGCTGGTCCTGTCGACGCAGCACCTGGACGAATCGCTCGAGAGCGGTGACATCCGCGCCATCGTCACGCCCTATATCCAGGACGTGCTTCCCGAAGGCTGGCTCAGCGATGCCACCGAATGGCACGTCAACCCGACCGGCAAGTTCGTGATCGGCGGCCCGGACGGGGATGCCGGCCTGACCGGGCGCAAGATCATCGTCGATACCTATGGCGGTGCCGCACCGCATGGCGGCGGCGCGTTCTCGGGCAAGGACCCGACCAAGGTGGACCGTTCCGCCGCCTATGCCGCGCGCTACCTGGCCAAGAACATCGTTGCCGCCGGCCTGGCCGACCGGGCGACGCTGCAGTTGAGCTATGCGATCGGCGTGTCGCGCCCGTTGTCGATCTATGTCGATACCCATGGCACCGGAACCGTGCCGGATGACCGGATCGAGGCCGCGGTCGGGCAGGTGATGGACCTGACCCCGCGCGGGATCCGCGAGCATCTGGGCCTGAACCGGCCGATCTATCAGCGGACCGCGGCCTATGGCCATTTCGGGCGCGACCCCGACGCGGATGGCGGGTTCTCGTGGGAACGCACCGACCTGACGGATGCGCTGACTGGCGCGGTCTGACGAGTTCGATCTGACTGGCGGGGCGTTTCGGAACCAGGGCGTTGCGTTGCCGTTGCGGCGGCGCTACACCCCCGCGCCATGAGCACGCCGAAACGCCCGCATCGCAATTTCTATGGCCGCCTCAAGGGCAAGGCCCTGAAACAGAGCCAGAAGACCTATCTGGAAGAAGACCTGGATGCGCTGTCGCCCGGTCCCGTGGGCTGGTGCGAGAACCCCGCGCGCGAACCGCTCGATCTCGGGGCGCTGTTCGGGGGGAAACCGGTCTGGCTGGAAATCGGGTTCGGCGGCGGCGAACATCTGGTGCACCAGGCGCGGATCCATCCGGGTATCGGCATCATCGGGGCGGAACCCTATATCAACGGCGTTGCGATGCTGCTGGGCAAGATCCGGCGGGCGGGGGTGCGAAACCTGGCCATTCACGCGGGCGATGCCCGCGACCTGATGGATGTCCTGCCGGCGGCCTCGGTCGACCGGGCCTTTCTGCTCTATCCCGATCCCTGGCCGAAGAAACGCCACCATCGCCGCCGTTTCGTGACACCCGAGCACCTGGAGCCGCTGGCGCGCGCGATGAAGCCGGGGGCGGTGCTGCGGGTTGCGACCGACATTCCCGATTATGTGCGCCAGAGCCTCGAAGAGGTGCCGAAGGCCGGGTTCGCATGGCTGGCCGAGCGTCCGCAGGACTGGCGCGAGCCCTGGGATGACTGGCTGTCGACGCGCTATGAACAAAAGGCGCTGCGCGAGGGCCGGGTGCCCCATTACCTGACCTTCCGCCGGCTCTGAGCGGGACATGCGGCTGCGCCGCATCGCTCCGCGGGGGATATTTCCGGCAAGAGGAAGGGGCCGGTGGACCCGTCTCATGCGTTGCGCTAACAGGTCCGGGTTGCAGCAGGAAAGGCGCGTCATGTCCGGTCACGGTTCTCCCATCCCGATGGTATCGCATCCTGTTCGCGGGCTGAGCGGCGTGGCCGAGGTGCCGGGCGACAAGTCGATCTCGCACCGGTCGCTGATCCTGGGCGCGCTCGCGGTGGGCGAGACGCGGATCACCGGATTGCTGGAAGGCGAGGACGTGCTGGACACGGCCGGCGCGATGCGGGCCTTTGGCGCCGAGGTGGTGGATCACGGCGGCGGCGCGTGGTCGGTGCACGGGGTCGGCGTCGGCGGGTTCGCAGAGCCGGAGGCCGTGATCGATTGCGGCAATTCGGGGACCGGCGTGCGGCTGATCATGGGGGCGATGGCGACGAGCCCGATCACGGTCACGTTCACCGGTGATGCGAGCCTGAACAGCCGCCCCATGGCCCGCGTGACCGATCCGCTCGCGCTGTTCGGGGCGCGGTCGGTCGGGCGGAGGGGTGGGCGGCTGCCGATGACCATCGTGGGCGCGGCCGACCCGGTGCCGGTGCGCTACGAGGTGCCGGTGCCCTCGGCGCAGGTGAAATCGGCGGTGTTGCTGGCGGGGCTCAATGCGCCGGGCAGGACCGTGGTGATCGAACGCGAGGCAACCCGCGATCACACCGAACGGATGCTGGCGGGGTTCGGCGCGGAGATCTCGGTCGAGGAAACCGCCGAGGGGCGGGTGATCACGCTGACCGGCCGGCCGGAACTGCGCCCGCAGGCCATCGTGGTGCCCCGCGATCCGTCGAGCGCGGCATTCCCGGTCTGCGCGGCGTTGATCGTGCCGGGGTCGGATGTGCTGGTGCCGGGGATCGGGCTGAACCCGACGCGGGCGGGGCTGTTCGATACGCTGTGCGACATGGGGGCCGATCTGAGTTTCGAGAACCGCCGCGACGAGGGTGGCGAGCCCGTGGCCGATCTGCGGGCGCGCTATTCGCCTGACATGCGCGGCATCGAGGTGCCGCCCGAACGCGCCGCCAGCATGATCGACGAATACCCGGTGCTGTCGGTGGTCGCGGCGAATGCGCGCGGTGTCACGATGATGCGCGGGGTCGGGGAATTGCGCGTGAAGGAAAGCGACCGGATCGACGCCATGGCCACCGGGCTGCGGGCCAACGGGGTAACCGTTGACGCGGGCGAGGACTGGTGGTCGGTCGAGGGGCTGGGCGCGGGTGGCGTGCCGGGCGGCGCAACCTGTGCCAGTCACCTGGATCACCGGATCGCCATGTCGTTCATGGTTATGGGCCTGGGCGCGCAGGCGCCGGTTGCGATCGATGACGGCGCGCCCATCGCCACGTCCTTTCCGGTGTTCGAGCCGCTGATGGCGGGGCTGGGCGCCCGGATCGAACGGCGCGGCGCGTGAGTTTCACCATCGCCATCGACGGGCCTGCCGCGGCGGGCAAGGGCACGGTCGCCAGGGCGGTCGCGGCGCATTTCGGGTTTGCGCATCTCGATACCGGCCTGCTCTATCGCGCGGTCGGGGCCAGGGTTCTGGCGGGGGCCGAGGCCGTGGTGGCGGCGCGGGCGCTGCGGCCCGGCGATCTCGAGGCGGACGGGCTGCGCACGCCGCAGGTGGCGCAGGCTGCGAGCCGGGTTGCGACCGATCCCGGGGTGCGGGCGGCGCTGGTGGCGTTCCAGCGCCAGTTCGCGCGCCGGCCGGGCGGCGCGGTGCTGGACGGGCGCGATATCGGCACCGTGATCTGCCCCGGCGCCGAGGCCAAGCTCTATGTCACCGCCAGCGCCGAAACCCGGGCCGAGCGGCGGTTCCTCGAACTGCGCGACAAGGGTGAGGACGTGACCCGCGCGGCGGTGCTGGCCGATGTGATCGCGCGGGACGAGCGTGACATGACCCGCGCCGACGCGCCGTTGAAACCGGCCAGCGACGCGGTGATGATCGACACGTCCGATCTGTCCATCGACGAGGCGGTGCGCGCGGCGATCGCGGCGGTCGAGGCACGCCGCGGCCTGACCTGACGCACCCGCCGATCCCGCAGGACGAACGGGTCACGGCATGGGCCCGATCCATCCCAAATCGAAAGGGGAAACCGCGAATGAGACGAATTCCGATCATCGGCCTGGCTCTGCTGTTTGGCGGCCTTGCCCATGCAGCCGTCGCGCAGACCGCGCCTTCGGCAGGTGACATCGCCGGATATGAAGGCCTGTTCGCCGCCGCGCATTCCGGCGATATCGCCGCGGTCGGCGAACTCGTTGCCGCCGGGGCCGACGTGAACGCGCGCGATCCGCGCGGGCGCACGCCCGCACATGTCGCGGCCTTTGCCTCGGAGGACGACGTTCTCCGGCTCCTGGCGAAGGCGGGTGCCGACATGAACGCGCGCGAGGGCAGGGCGTATGACGTGGTGACCATCGCCGCCGTTGCCGACGATCCGGCATTGATGTCGCTGGCAATCGAACTTGGCAACGATCCCGGCCTGACAACCAGCCCCTATGACGGCACCGCGCTGATCGCCGCGGCGCATCTCGGTCATGTGGAGGTCGTCCGGCGCCTGATCGCGGCCGGTGCGCCGCTGGACCACGTCAACAACCTGCACTGGACGGCGGTCATGGAATCCGTCGTGCTGGGAGACGGCGGCCCCGACCATCTGGCCGTGCTGGACGCGCTCTTGTCGGCGGGGGCTGACCGCAGCCTCGCGGACCGGGATGGCGTGACGCCGCTGCAACATGCCGAAAGCCGCGGGTTCACGGCCATGGCCGAGCGCCTGCGGCGGCCGGATTGAACCAGTCGGCGAATGCCGGTTGTCCCGGACAGCAGCATCCCGACCGGTGGGCAGATCCTGCCCGTGACGGCCCTGAACACCTGCACAGCTGGCGGTCAGGGCGTATGGTTTCCCCTCATTGCAGAAAGAACACGACCGTAAGAACGGCGCCGACCGTGATGATGGCATAGCGCAGCAACTCGGGTGAAATCCTGCGCGCGTAATGCCCGCCGAGATAGCCGCCGATCGTCGTGGCGATGGCAAGGATCACCGCCGGTTCCCAGGCGATAAGGCCGGCTGTTGCATATGTGATCACGGACACCAGGGACAGGACCGCGGAGAGAAGGTTTTTCAGGCCATTCATGCCATTGAGGTTCTCAAAGCCGATGAGGCCGAAGACCGCGAGCAGCATGATGCCGAGGCCGCCATTGAAATATCCCCCATAGATGGCGACGGCGCCGACCGCGCTTGCGGAGAGCACCGGACCGGCGGGGTGCAGGCTTCGCTTGCGCACCGCCCGCAGCAGGCGTGGGCCAGACGCAAAAAGCGCCGTCGCCGTTAGCAGCAACCAGGGCACGATGCCCGTGAACGCATCGCCCGGCGTGACGAGAAGCAGCCCCGCCCCAACCAACCCGCCGCAAGCCGCAACGATTGCAATCGCGCGCAAGCCAAGCGTTCCCTCTGCGCGGATGTCGTGCCGGAATGCCCAGGCGCTGCTCATGTAGCCCGGCAGAGCGGTGAGCGTTGCCGTGGCGTTGGCCATGATCGGCGGAACACCGATCCATACGAGGGCGGGGAAACTGAGCAATGTGCCGCCGCCGGCAATGGCGTTGACGCCGCCGGCCGCGAGACCGGCAAGAGCAAGGAGCGCAAGGGACAACATGGCGAATCTCCGGTTGAAGTTCAGCCGTTCCTGCCGGAAACTGCCAATGGTCTGCAAATTGGTCTGGAATTCAAGTGATGCGCATGAGCAGGTCCGAGGCCTTGCGGCGGCTGCAAGGCTACCTCGCGGAAGCGGGGCTTGCGCCCGGAGATCGTCTGCCCTCCGAGCGGCGGATGGCGGGCCTCATCGGGTGCAGCCGGGAAACCCTGAGAGCCGCGCTGGACGCGCTCGAAGCCCAGGGACGGATCTGGCGGCATGTCGGGCAGGGCACGTTTGTCGGTCGCGCCCCGCCGGGCGAGGTCGCGCGGGATACGATCCTGATCGATGCGACCACGCCCCGCGATCTCATGGATGCCCGGCGAATGCTCGAACCACAGGTGGCCAGGGCGGCCGCGGAATGTCGTGAAACGCGCGATGTCGCGTTGCTGCGCCAGCGCGTTCAGGACGGCAGAAAGGCGCGTGACCGTGCCGCCTGCGAACGCGCGGACGACGCGTTTCACCAAGCCATCGCCCATGTGACGCGCAACCCGGTCCTGATCGCGCTTCTGCGGCATTTCTCGAGCGCACGCTGCCGGGGCGTCTGGCAGCGTGAATGGGAACACACCTATGCAAGCGTCGGCGTCGATGAATTCCGACACCTGCATTCGGACCAGCACGCGGGCATCGTCGACGCGATCGCGCGCGGCGACGGAATTGCCGCGCAGACGGCCATGGCGTCCCACCTCGATACCATCGCCCGGGCAATGGCCGGAAAGGGAAACGCGGGCCGGTTCACGCCGTAGGCGCGTCACCCGGCAAGGAACCTGTCCGGCGTAAAGGCATCTGCCAGGCTGTTATGGCGGCACTCCAGCAATGCCGCGGCGAGATGGGCCAGTCCGGGCGCGCATTGGATGCCAAAACCCGCCTGCCCGGCCAGCCAGAAGAACCCGTCGGCCCGCGGATCGAACCCCGTGACCGGGTAGCCATCGGGGGTCATCATGCGAAGCCCCGCCCATGTGGTCTCGACACGGGTCACATGAAAACCGGTGTCGTTGCTGAAACGGTCCAGCCCTTCGGCGACAACCATGTCATCCGCATGGGCATCATGCGGTTCGACCGGATCTTCATCGGCGGGCGATACCAGCAACCGGCCCGCTTCGGTCTTGGCATACCAGCGGAGCGGGGCCGTGACCGTAAAGGGCGTGCGCCCCAGGCCGGGCGGCAGCGGGAGCGCCGCAACGCTGCGCCGACAGGGTTGGATCGGCAGGGCGGGCACGCCTGCGAGGGTCGCGACATGGTTGGCCCATGCGCCGGCCGCGTTGACGAGCGTCGGGGCTTCGTACCGGTCGGTGGCCGTGCCGACGCGCCAGGTTGAACCAGTGCGGCGGATATCCGTCACCTGCGCGCCCGTGCAGATCCGGGCGCCGAGAGCGCGCGCCTTGCGTGCCGCGCCCTGCATGAGCGCATCGGCGTCGATGTCGCAGGCGCCGGGTTCATAGCTCGCGGCCTCCAGCCGATCGACCCGGATCAGGGGGAACAGCCTTGCGGCTTCCCCGGGGGCGAGCCGTTCGATGTCCGGCTGGCCCGCTGTCATCGCATCATGCGAGGGGCCGCCTCCGGGAAGAACCAGGCGCAGGATGCCGCGGGGGGTCAGCAGCGGCTCCGGGAACCATTCGGGCTCGGGGTCTTTCAACATGGGAAGGCTCAGCGCCGACACGTCGCGCAGCCGGCCATGCCCATAGCTGGGAACGAAGACCGCGGCCGACCTGCCGCTGGCATGGACGCCCAGATTGCGTTCCGCCTCCAGAACCACGACCCGCGCAGAGCCGGCGAGTTCGGCCGCCAGGGTCAGACCGGCGGCGCCGCCGCCGATGATCAGGACATCAGCCGTGTTCATGGCGCCTGCGCGATGTAAGCCAGAACAGGCTGATGACGCTCAGGACCAGCAGCACCACCGCGATCGGATAGCCGGTCAGCGCGGCCGGGTTGCCATCGGTCAGCACCAGGGTTTGCGAGAGCGAGACCTCGAACCGGGGGCCGAGGAAGAAGGCGATGATGAAGATCACGGTCGAATAGCCAAAACAGGTCATCAGATAGCCCAGGCCGGCAAAGACCAGCAGTATGGCCACCCCGAAGAGCCCGCCGGTCGCGAGAAAGACCCCGACGATGCACAACAGCAGGGCCGCCGAGAAGATGAGCGATTCCGGTGCGCCGACGACCCGTGTCCAGAGCCGCAGGCCCAGCAGCCCGACCAGCAGGTTGACCGCATTGGCCATGACCATCGCGCCGAACAGCCCATAGATCAGCCGGCCCTGCTGCTCGAACAGGAGCGGCCCGGGCTGGATGCCGTGGATCATGAACGCACTGATGATCAGCGCGGCGCTGACGCTGCCGGGAATGCCCAGGGTCAGCAGTGGAATGAGATTTGCGCCGACCACCGCGGAATTGGCGGATTCGGTGGCGGCAATCCCTTCCAGCGCTCCCTTGCCGAACTCCTCGGGATGTGCCGAGGTCTGGCGGGCAAAGGCGTAGGACATGAATGCCGCCGCCGTCGACCCGATCCCCGGCAGGGCGCCGAGCCCGGTCCCGATCAACGCCCCGCGGGCCAGCGTGCCCCGGCAGGCCCAGTATTCGGCCCAGCTGACACGGCGGTCATCCGGGCGTCCGGTGGCCCGTTCGATCGTTGCGCGCATGGCGCCTTGCGAACTCGACAGGCGTCGAACGATCTCTGATATCGCCAGCATCCCGATCGCGACCGGCGCCAGCGGCAACCCGTCATAAAGCTCGAACCAACCAAAGATCAGCCGGGGCGTGCCATGTTCAGGGTCCAGCCCCACCGTCGCGCAAAGCAGCCCGAGCGCTGCGGCGACAATCCCCTTGGCGATCGAGTCGCCGATCAGGCCCGCAATGATGCAGAAGGCGAAAATCATGAGGGCAAAGACCTCGACCGGCCCCATGTTGAGCGCCAGAACCGCAAGCGGGGCCGAGACGGTGATCAGCACGATGTCGCTGAACGTGTCCCCGGTGACCGAGGAATAGAGCGCCATCCTGGTGGCCTTTTCCGCCTTTCCCTGCCGGGCCAGCGGGTGCCCGTCCAGCGCGGTTGCCGCCGCGTCGGGGGTGCCGGGCGTATTGATGAGGATCGCGGGTATCGCCCCCCCGACGAGGCCACCCTTGTTGACGCCGACCAGAAACCCGATGGCGGGCAGCGGATCGA
This is a stretch of genomic DNA from Pukyongiella litopenaei. It encodes these proteins:
- the ybeY gene encoding rRNA maturation RNase YbeY, with amino-acid sequence MQLDLTIEDDRWARPGIAMLAVTAFAATLAHLGIDGTGCEISLLACDDDRIAALNAEFRDRSAPTNVLSWPAADLAAEAAGAAPRPPVPDIMGETALGDIAIAYDTCAREAEAAGKPLSDHATHLLVHGLLHLLGYDHVRDTDATLMERHETEILGRLGLDDPYRD
- a CDS encoding hemolysin family protein, yielding MDDIEGSSGAAQRAQPENDMAPEPEDRPGFFGRIFEALSPAEDETGPRLNGTGSSPAPSHGMINLRRMRVEDVAIPKADIVAVPDSIGKDELVRVFRENGLTRIPVYSGTLDTPIGLVNFKDFALNHGFNGNGGDFDLESLLRPLLFVPPSMPIGVLLAKMQTERRHMALVIDEYGGVDGLVTIEDLIEQVVGEIEDEHDTDEAQSWVKEKPGCYLALSKTPLEEFEAETGCSLTEADEVDGEEIDTLGGLVFMLAGRVPARGEVVVHPDGPEFEVIDADPRRIKRLRVRLPDAAA
- the lnt gene encoding apolipoprotein N-acyltransferase, whose protein sequence is MSPIARRPAAARFAAAVLAGAVAASGLAPLGLWPLTLLALLLVPGLFLAASGTRAAALTGWAFGAGYFAHALFWIVEPFLVEPDRHGWMAPFALVFLAGGLALFWAAGFAAAHALGRGRADRVLALVLCWTLAEIARAVLLTGFPWAALAQVWVDTDARLLLAWIGPQGLALATLLVTLPAGAMITGPGWRRWAAPAPALLLIAVVMLARWASPEVTDTPTVVRLVQPNAPQDQKWDPAMIPVFFDRQIAATAAPADTGGRPDLIVWPETAIPVLLGHAEETLAVIAQAAEGVPVVFGVQRRDGVRIYNSLAVLGGAGAVAGIYDKHHLVPFGEYVPLGDLAARFGLRGFAAREGDGYSAGPGPRVLALPGIGPVLPLICYEAVFPREVNAAPERPAALLQITNDAWFGTRAGPYQHLAQARMRAAEQGLPMVRVANTGVSAVIDPLGRVTASLPLGATGFADAALPAPFGPTAYARLGDGPLLVLLAALALALIWRRVNAGSIGS
- the metK gene encoding methionine adenosyltransferase translates to MSRQNYVFTSESVSEGHPDKVCDRISDAVLDAFLAEEPEARVACETFATTNRVVIGGEVGLSDQTKLKDYMGRIDEIARACIKDIGYEQDKFHHARCEITNLLHEQSAHIAIGVNAADNKDEGAGDQGIMFGYATNETPALMPAPIQYAHAILRRLAEARKSGAEPALGPDAKSQLSVVYKDGKPVGVSSLVLSTQHLDESLESGDIRAIVTPYIQDVLPEGWLSDATEWHVNPTGKFVIGGPDGDAGLTGRKIIVDTYGGAAPHGGGAFSGKDPTKVDRSAAYAARYLAKNIVAAGLADRATLQLSYAIGVSRPLSIYVDTHGTGTVPDDRIEAAVGQVMDLTPRGIREHLGLNRPIYQRTAAYGHFGRDPDADGGFSWERTDLTDALTGAV
- the trmB gene encoding tRNA (guanine(46)-N(7))-methyltransferase TrmB, translated to MSTPKRPHRNFYGRLKGKALKQSQKTYLEEDLDALSPGPVGWCENPAREPLDLGALFGGKPVWLEIGFGGGEHLVHQARIHPGIGIIGAEPYINGVAMLLGKIRRAGVRNLAIHAGDARDLMDVLPAASVDRAFLLYPDPWPKKRHHRRRFVTPEHLEPLARAMKPGAVLRVATDIPDYVRQSLEEVPKAGFAWLAERPQDWREPWDDWLSTRYEQKALREGRVPHYLTFRRL
- the aroA gene encoding 3-phosphoshikimate 1-carboxyvinyltransferase, with the protein product MSGHGSPIPMVSHPVRGLSGVAEVPGDKSISHRSLILGALAVGETRITGLLEGEDVLDTAGAMRAFGAEVVDHGGGAWSVHGVGVGGFAEPEAVIDCGNSGTGVRLIMGAMATSPITVTFTGDASLNSRPMARVTDPLALFGARSVGRRGGRLPMTIVGAADPVPVRYEVPVPSAQVKSAVLLAGLNAPGRTVVIEREATRDHTERMLAGFGAEISVEETAEGRVITLTGRPELRPQAIVVPRDPSSAAFPVCAALIVPGSDVLVPGIGLNPTRAGLFDTLCDMGADLSFENRRDEGGEPVADLRARYSPDMRGIEVPPERAASMIDEYPVLSVVAANARGVTMMRGVGELRVKESDRIDAMATGLRANGVTVDAGEDWWSVEGLGAGGVPGGATCASHLDHRIAMSFMVMGLGAQAPVAIDDGAPIATSFPVFEPLMAGLGARIERRGA
- a CDS encoding (d)CMP kinase, which codes for MSFTIAIDGPAAAGKGTVARAVAAHFGFAHLDTGLLYRAVGARVLAGAEAVVAARALRPGDLEADGLRTPQVAQAASRVATDPGVRAALVAFQRQFARRPGGAVLDGRDIGTVICPGAEAKLYVTASAETRAERRFLELRDKGEDVTRAAVLADVIARDERDMTRADAPLKPASDAVMIDTSDLSIDEAVRAAIAAVEARRGLT
- a CDS encoding ankyrin repeat domain-containing protein is translated as MRRIPIIGLALLFGGLAHAAVAQTAPSAGDIAGYEGLFAAAHSGDIAAVGELVAAGADVNARDPRGRTPAHVAAFASEDDVLRLLAKAGADMNAREGRAYDVVTIAAVADDPALMSLAIELGNDPGLTTSPYDGTALIAAAHLGHVEVVRRLIAAGAPLDHVNNLHWTAVMESVVLGDGGPDHLAVLDALLSAGADRSLADRDGVTPLQHAESRGFTAMAERLRRPD
- a CDS encoding sulfite exporter TauE/SafE family protein → MLSLALLALAGLAAGGVNAIAGGGTLLSFPALVWIGVPPIMANATATLTALPGYMSSAWAFRHDIRAEGTLGLRAIAIVAACGGLVGAGLLLVTPGDAFTGIVPWLLLTATALFASGPRLLRAVRKRSLHPAGPVLSASAVGAVAIYGGYFNGGLGIMLLAVFGLIGFENLNGMNGLKNLLSAVLSLVSVITYATAGLIAWEPAVILAIATTIGGYLGGHYARRISPELLRYAIITVGAVLTVVFFLQ
- a CDS encoding FadR/GntR family transcriptional regulator — translated: MSRSEALRRLQGYLAEAGLAPGDRLPSERRMAGLIGCSRETLRAALDALEAQGRIWRHVGQGTFVGRAPPGEVARDTILIDATTPRDLMDARRMLEPQVARAAAECRETRDVALLRQRVQDGRKARDRAACERADDAFHQAIAHVTRNPVLIALLRHFSSARCRGVWQREWEHTYASVGVDEFRHLHSDQHAGIVDAIARGDGIAAQTAMASHLDTIARAMAGKGNAGRFTP